The following coding sequences lie in one Chionomys nivalis chromosome 8, mChiNiv1.1, whole genome shotgun sequence genomic window:
- the Crym gene encoding ketimine reductase mu-crystallin has product MRRAPAFLSADEVQEHLRSSSLLIPPLETALANFSRGSDGGVMQPVRTVVPVAKHRGFLGVMPAYSATEDALTTKLVTFYEGHSNSSTVPSHQASVLLFEPSNGSLLAVLDGNVITAKRTAAVSAIATKFLKPRDSEVLCILGAGVQAYSHYEIFTEQFSFKEVRMWNRTRENAEKFASTVQGDVRVCSSVQEAVTGADVIITVTMATEPILFGEWVKPGAHINAVGASRPDWRELDDELMKQAVLYVDSREAALKESGDVLLSGADIFAELGEVVSGAKPALCEKTTVFKSLGMAVEDLVAAKLVYDSWSSGK; this is encoded by the exons ATGAGGCGGGCGCCAGCGTTCCTGAGCGCGGACGAGGTGCAGGAGCACCTCCGAAGCTCCAGCCTCCTCATCCCGCCTTTGGAAACTGCTCTGGCGAACTTCTCCAGAGGTTCGGATGGAGGAGTCATGCAGCCCGTGCGCACCGTGGTGCCGGTGGCCAAGCACCGAGG cttcctgggaGTCATGCCAGCCTACAGTGCAACTGAGGATGCACTCACCACCAAGTTAGTCACCTTCTACGAGGGCCACAGCAACTCATCCACCGTCCCCTCCCACCAGGCTTCAGTGCTTCTCTTTGAGCCCAGCAATGGCTCCCTGCTGGCG gTCTTGGATGGGAATGTCATAACTGCAAAGAGAACAGCAGCTGTGTCTGCCATCGCCACAAAG TTTTTGAAACCCCGAGACAGCGAGGTGCTGTGCATCCTTGGGGCTGGGGTCCAGGCATATAGTCATTATGAGATCTTCACAGAACAGTTCTCCTTCAAGGAG GTGAGAATGTGGAACCGCACTAGGGAAAATGCAGAGAAGTTTGCAAGCACAGTGCAAGGAGATGTTCGGGTCTGTTCCTCGGTGCAGGAGGCTGTGACGGGTGCTGATGTCATCATCACCGTCACCATGGCAACAGAGCCCATTTTATTTGGTGAATGGGTGAAGCCTGGAGCTCATATCAATG CCGTCGGAGCCAGCAGACCTGACTGGCGAGAACTGGATGACGAGCTCATGAAGCAAGCGGTGCTGTATGTGGACTCCCGGGAGGCCGCGCTGAAGGAGTCAGGAGATGTTCTGTTGTCAGGG GCTGACATCTTCGCTGAGCTTGGAGAAGTGGTATCAGGAGCGAAGCCTGCGCTCTGTGAGAAGACCACGGTGTTCAAGTCTTTGG GAATGGCAGTGGAAGACCTGGTGGCAGCCAAACTAGTGTATGATTCTTGGTCATCTGGCAAGTGA
- the Anks4b gene encoding ankyrin repeat and SAM domain-containing protein 4B, with protein sequence MATRYHQAASDSYLELLKEATKRDLNLSDDDGMTPTLLAAYHGNLEALEIICSRGGDPDKCDIWGNTPLHYAASNGHTHCISFLVNFGANIFALDNDLKSPLDAAASREQKECVALLDKAATIQNTTNPKKVARLKEQALRNARRQMRECERLQEKHQSKMARNYSKEDSGTFSSSHGAFSGSSLSKASTGGFGSLSKGIKDTFKLKFKKNKDTAEQVGQEDRNGQRHVMEVFREEEEDSFPDDFGEKLSFSAGKASDVQHESILNRPGLGSIVLRRNRVLDLEDISDSKRELGFKMPSELFERQGAADEEEDEEGEGDGTAGDLPWDDDEVEWEEDVADATPLEVFLRAQHLEDFLPVFMREQIDLEALLLCSDEDLQNIHMQLGPRKKVLHAIDKRKQALRQPGQLVDTSL encoded by the exons ATGGCTACCCGCTATCACCAAGCAGCGAGCGACAGCTACCTGGAACTCCTGAAGGAGGCCACCAAGCGCGATCTCAATCTGTCGGATGATGATGGCATGACACCCACGCTCCTGGCAGCCTACCACGGCAACCTTGAGGCCCTGGAAATAATCTGCAGCAGAGG TGGGGACCCTGACAAGTGTGACATCTGGGGAAATACTCCTCTACATTATGCCGCCTCCAATGGCCACACCCACTGCATCTCATTCCTGGTCAACTTCGGTGCCAACATCTTTGCCCTGGATAATGACTTAAAGTCTCCACTGGATGCTGCTGCCAGCAGGGAGCAGAAAGAATGTGTTGCTCTCCTGGATAAGGCTGCCACCATACAGAACACCACGAACCCCAAGAAGGTCGCCCGACTGAAGGAGCAGGCTCTGAGGAACGCCAGGAGGCAGATGAGAGAATGCGAGCGACTTCAGGAGAAGCACCAAAGCAAGATGGCACGCAACTATAGCAAGGAGGACTCTGgaactttttcttcttcccacgGCGCCTTCTCTGGGTCATCCCTTTCCAAAGCTTCTACCGGGGGATTTGGGTCACTGTCTAAAGGGATTAAAGATACCTTCAAGTTAAAATTTAAGAAGAACAAAGATACAGCAGAGCAGGTGGGGCAGGAAGACAGAAACGGGCAGAGGCATGTAATGGAAGTgttcagagaggaggaggaagactcaTTTCCAGATGACTTCGGAGAGAAGCTCAGTTTCTCAGCAGGGAAGGCCAGCGATGTACAGCACGAGTCTATTCTCAACCGTCCAGGGCTAGGGAGTATTGTTCTTAGAAGGAACAGAGTACTGGACCTCGAGGACATCTCAGACAGCAAGAGGGAGTTGGGGTTTAAAATGCCCAGTGAGCTGTTCGAAAGACAAGGGGCAGCTGAtgaagaggaggatgaagagggagagggagatggcACTGCAGGTGACCTTCCCTGGGATGATGATGAAGTCGAATGGGAGGAGGATGTGGCTGATGCCACTCCCCTGGAAGTGTTCCTGCGGGCTCAGCACCTAGAGGACTTCCTCCCCGTTTTCATGAGAGAGCAGATTGATCTAGAAGCCCTGCTGCTTTGCTCCGATGAGGACCTTCAGAATATTCACATGCAATTGGGCCCCAGAAAGAAAGTCCTTCATGCCATAGACAAGAGGAAGCAGGCGCTCCGACAGCCTGGGCAGCTGGTGGACACCAGCCTCtga